Sequence from the Epinephelus moara isolate mb chromosome 19, YSFRI_EMoa_1.0, whole genome shotgun sequence genome:
GACAAGTGACTCATAGTTGGGCATATAAAAAAATAGCGAGTCCATCTTAACCATGACTTTTATCATTCAAATGTATACATATGGAAAAGGGAGGTGATGTTCTTTTGGTCTCCTAACTCCCAATGAATCCGCTCATGACGGCTCATATTAATTGTAAGCTTGTTTATTGTACATGTCTCTTGACCACTTTGTGTCTAACTTCAGTTTTGCAGCTTTGCAAGAAAACATCTCAGCTGTGGTTTCCTTTATAGCTTCCATTTCCTTGTAGTCATGTCCTCTTGCAAGGTTTAAACCCTACCCGAGACACACCTGCCTAcccacatatacatatatataaaaaactaaaaacaaaggGGAGTTTGCAGTGAAATTATGCATCCAAAATATCACTTCAAACACTCCCATCACTCACAACACACAGGCAGGACCTCGGCTTCAAGGCACGTTCCTGAAAATACTCGAATGGCCCGGACCTCAAACACATTTGAAAGACTTGAAAATGGCAGTTTTGACGCTCCCCATTAAATTTGACAGAGCTTGAGCTGATCTGTGAGGAGGAATGGCAGACGACTGCTTAAATTCAGGCATGGACTCAAAAACTGGCTGTCGTGTGCTTCTATTATTTAGACAAACTGGATAGTCTGAACATACAGTATCACTAGCGTGTTTAAAAAGCTTGCAAGATTTTCTTTTGGCGTGCATAAATGTCAAATAACTTTGAAATCAACTGTAcaacacaaaatgttaaaattgcagacacattttatgaGGCTGCAAGCTAGTTACTGTAAACATGTCAGATAAGCTGATAAATGTAAAGCTGCATTCAAATTGAATTAGGGATGTGGTAAATGGTAAACTGGATATAACTTTAATGGACAAGAGCAGGATGGTAAAATTGGGAAAGGCCGACAGGTAACGGTAGACAAAACTGCTGACAAAGTTGAGATATCTTAAATTTTTGCCATGCTCCGCAATGGAATTTACAACTGGATGTTACGTAGCTCCCTCACACGACGAGAAAACATGGGCGATCTCGACAACTACCAGATATTACTTGAAAAATTGacagtcagtggaaaccaaaatcatcaacccactgagtgtagattcaaaatcacaccaacAAAGcgaaaaattgaaatcacaggctgatccaacttgacATCATGACAACTCATAATgagtagtgtgtatggcccctgcctgcctgtatgcactcctgtcaacatctgggcatgctcctgatgagttaGCGGATGTTGTCCTGGGGAATCTCCTTCCAGACCTGgatcagtctgtggtggtacttggtGGCGTCAGATGCACTGATACATTacatcccataggtgctcaactggatttaggtcaggggaacaagAGGGCCAGTCCATGGTATCAACGCCtgcatcatccaggaactgcacTACActctctggccacatgaggccagacattgtcctgcaccaggaggaacccagggcccactgcaccagcataaCGTCTAACagtcgctctgaggatttcatcacagtacctaacagcagtcagggtaccgttggctatgacatggaggtctgtgctaccctccaaggatatgcctctccagaccatcactgacccaccaccaaaccggtcatgctgggtgatgttacaggcagcataacgttcaccacaCTGTCTCCAGtctctttcacacctgtcacatgtgcatagcctgaacctgctctcatttgtgaagagaacggggtgCCAATTGCAGaactgccaattctggtgttctcttgCGAATGCCAGTGGAGCTGCACaatgctgggctgtgagcacaggtcccactagaggacatcaggccctcatgccaccctcatggagacttccagcaggctactggcgtgcatgtttctgaccagactgtcagaaacatgcacgccagtagcctgctggaggtcattttgtggggctctggcagtgctcctcttgttcctcctcacacaaggAGCAGATACTTGTCCTGCTGCcaggttgatgcccttctacggccctgcccagctctcctggtatctcctctatgctcttgagactgtgctgggagacacagcaaaccttcttgcaagcacacatatggatgtgccatcctggaggagctggactacctgtgcaacctgagtggactgcaggtaccgcctcatgctaccagtagtgacactagcagaacacaaaactagagaagaatcagtcaggaaggataaggagagagcaactgtctgtggccaccacatgtaaaaccattccctttttaggggttgtcttgcttttacctctccattgcacctgttgtcactttcatttgcaccaaagcagatgaaactgattcacaatcacttgtgcttcctaaatggacacatagatatccctgaagtttaactaaCTTGGTGTTAGACTGACGATTAaatgttcccttaattttttttgcacttttaaaCAAATTTAGCATCACCATCAAAACATACCGTCATGCAGGTTTCATTTCACCTTTCTACCATTTTGTCATTTGTGCCGCCCACAGTTTTCCATCTGCCTGATTGCATATAAAAGCAGCATAATTCATAAATTCACATTAACTATGACCCATCACATCTCACTCTGACACAGGTCTCTAAAGGGTTAAAATTACCTAAATAAGCTTGTTAATGAGTTGCTGTTAGTGGCATTCTTATATAACatagaaaaaatgcatttgtggaGTTCAGAGACTTTATTGaaaatgtatacacacacacacacaaggacctCCAAGACTTCCTGTGGGCTTTGTCAGTGCCCAGCACAGGGAAGCACAAGTGCAACTTTGAGTTACACCTCTTCCAGACGATGATAGTTTGGCATTACTGTGAACATTAATAACGTGCCCCCAAAGTTGTCTGTTAGTACAGGATGAACAAAAACTAATTCTGCTTGGTCGGCCATGTGTACGGGTTTCTTTCAAACTTACAGACCGGACTTAAAGCAACCCAAAAACTGCCCAGTTTAAGGGAAGGTCACACGTGCAGCTTCAACAGAACATCACAAACCCAGATGGCCGACGCGAAACAAAACATCAGAGCTTCAGTTTGTCCTCAAGTGCATAAACAGGAAGGGTGCAGCAGTATTTAAATAATAGCAGAAGAAGACTAGTGTACTTAACAAGGTTTGGAAATTAAAACTGTGTAGATGACAAAGGAATATCAGATAGTCGTGATTGTAAAATCAGAGAGAAGGTATGACGGCGCTCACCACACAAAGTCGTCAACTGATGTTGACCGTTTGGGGATTACCACAATAAAGCCACAGACTTGATGACAGGCAAAGGGATTGTATTGGATTTCATTATTATGGCAGTGCTGGACAGAAACAATGACatgatttataaataaaatgccacCAACTGTCTCTTGAATAGATGCGACTACAAAGTATAAAGCGACAAAAGGTAAAGTATACCAATGACAGAAGCACCAACTTGAAGTGGTACTCAACAAGTTAGAGTTTGTTGTCGTAGCCTTTGAACCGATCTCTCCAAAGATATCCCCTTGCTGGTTTGAGTTGGACATACACTTAAGGCCAGATTCTTCTGATATTCCCGAGTCCCTTGCAGTATGTTGAGAGCTTAGGCTTCCAGTTCCAAGCCCAGACCCAGCTTGTGGCCTCCTGCGTTGATGTTCTTGCCATCGACAAGGCCAGACAGGGTGAGTTTCACACCTGCATAGGCGAGAGGAACCAACGTTAGCTATTACAGGTGCAAACGCAAAATTACTTTCCTAAAACATGGGTTGTGaatagggccgtaacggtacatgtatttgtgtcgaaccattcggtacgcgactttcggttcggcacgaccctgtaccaaATTATTTGGCGCaggatattttatttttgtttgttttattttaattccgtttttgcaagccgaaccatttaaaatatctagttccccgacggacataattgagtgacggaccaagtccgaccgtaaatctccgccttcactttgtgcagcacaTTCtagcattttgacaacatggcaagtgagcctgacgaacctgaagacccacccgcaaaccttaagtcctccgtttgggaacactttggtttcagggtaaaatacgaagatggaaataaacaagttgacaagacaaaagcagtgtgccgacactgcagaacagcggtcgggtatgtacttggaaacacgtctaacatgctaacgcatctaaagcgacaccacccgagtttgaacgttaaccggcacgactagaaaaagcaatctggtgcaaactacgatatcgtcgtcgtttaaaaagaaagagcgtttccctgaccatcgcgctaaagaaataaccaacgccattggagttgagtaaaattgtttaagctgcactttagatataagcatgttttgtttactgcactttaacaaagtgggaaagctaagtaagttcctagtaaaactgaatctgagcaggctttaaagctgaccagctgcactatactttttattttaattgagtaaaactgttaaagcagaaatgtatatttatatttttcattcaaaaaatgtgttaaaaaaacagcaggattttatttttcacttttatatttctattttcgttcaaacaatgtgaaaaagcaggattttatatatatttgtttcattcacacattgtgtaaaaagagttaactgctgtggtggtatgttttaataaggttaccaataagtaaaagatatttaatagttgtctatttttttcattactgtactgaaaaaaaaacgaaccgtgacttgtgtaccgaggtacgtaccgaactgagatttttgtgtaccatTACAACCCTAGTTGTGAAACATCTGAGAATGAGGCTTGAAAGGAGAACACAGGCTGTTAAGTGTTGCTATAAATGAATGTATTCTAGGTCACTGAGAGTGCATTTGCTCAAAAATGAAGTGCAGTGTGCAAGGACTCCAGTGTGGCCTTAAGCGTACTAAAAATAGAGGCGTTTATTTAAGGAACTCGATCAATAAAACACTTTGGAAACATCCCTCAGCTGTCCATGAACCTGTTGGAAACCACCTTACCTGGTCTAAGAGTCTGGGTGTACCCGACACCAACAAGGCTATTGTTGTTCACTTTAGCCTgcggagaaaaacaaacataaaagtcAGTTAGTGACAGTTTAAttgtcacattttcttttgcatcATCCGCCCGTTCTGAAAGCCTCTGCTGCTCTACTTACACTGACGGAGGCATCCTTGTCCAGCTGGTATTTGGCTGCAATACCGAAGCGCGTGCTGTTGCTGCCGGCGGTCCAGGCCAGGTTGACTGCCGTCTCCAGCTTGTCGCTCACCTTCTGGTAGATGGAGCCTCCGAACTCAGCACCATCATTGCTTTAAAGAGCATAAGCATAACAGATTTCATGCTACAGCAGACAAAGTTGGAATTTCTAACTTAAGTGTTGGAGCTTGTAGGAACTCATCAACTTTCACTTTCCTGTATTTTGTTAGCAGTAGGGGTGTGTCATATCATCTCATCCATGATAATaccagtataatttttaatatcatgaaAAATTCAAATTGTGATAATCGCGATATTTtggcttgttgacatattgacatcatacgGTTACCCATGGCAACGGTAAACATGGCTCTGTGGTGATTccagaaagaggagcagcttcagtagtgtggagtAAACTCTGTCATCCTGAACGTTTTATGAACACCcccagactcttttagcgagttaccgctcagagggaactcattcggtggctcctctggcagcagcacagtgtctctccttctcctctctcacctTATGCACACGGGGGTCAGTGTCgtgaagtgattttgtcataaacctttggtaatgtaaacctacgtgacgctcgtggctctacaaaaaaaaaaaaactacaaaactacATACgtgaatgtgcgatagttgTGGTATAACAGcttgtcacaggttacagcgtgatgatttaatgagaaatggcagagcataaaagGATCAAgtagggggaaaaaatccaACTCAGTCATTTGGGATTTTGCTAAAActgaaggaaatcacctgttgattcatatatatagatcccaggatacgttttttgtatttgggagctgtttaaaagtgtaatttgtggcagattttattttgttgaactattaatattgtatacagaatctgaatctcagtgagttactgttgttgttcacatactaaagaaatgagatcatttttgtttagtttttactgaatatttgaaggcaaactgtaaaactatatcacttatctATATtaactaatttgtcatattgtcaagaatattgttatcgGAAAAATCTCTGAAATGTCGTGATATTATTTAAAaggccatatcacccacccctgGTTAGTAGTGTGTTGTTATGACTCTGTGAGGGAACACCTCCCAATAGGAAAAACTGCTTTCCTTGGAAAGATTTGATTGATAGACAAATTAGCCAAGCAGACCTAGGAGAAACGACGGCCTCTGTAGTGTTGTTGGTTTGATGTATTGCATTTTAAACCAGGAATCAGCAGCTCCAAAACCAACTGGGACTGATCAGCAAGCTTTAGTGTGGGAAAAAATGCTTCCATTGTTGGCATTTTGTGGAGTGAAACAACAGATGAGTTTTTCCACCCCAGTTGTAAATTGGCAGTGATACAAGATGACTGTACTGGATGAATTACACAACTCTCTGTAGCACAGCACATTTTACTGTTAGAGCTGCAGCTCTGGCTTGAAATGAACGTTAAACATCTTGTTGCCATAGTTTAATTAATATGACCATGTTTCCATGCAGCTTAATTACACATAATGAACGACAGACTGTCATTATTCAAATTTAAGCCACTCTGAGCACACAGACTAAATGTGTGCCTTTTCTCAGTTGTATTACTCTGCTGGTGTTTGGCACAAGTAAACAAACTTCATGTTGGACAGGAAGAAGCTgctttgttgcattttatttctctcttcAGGTTGTTAAAGCTCTGCATTTTGTATAGTAATAAAAGAGCCCATAATCATATTGACACAACAGACACTAGATCAAATAAACTGAAGGTTTCATCCTACTGCAGAGTACTACAGTTGCAATCAAAATCATTCAACCCCCATTGCATATTAGGCTTATTGGCAAAATGTACAAtttttcagctgtttgcaataAACAAAGTAGACAAGAACAGTTTAAATAGTTTAATAAAACTAATATTACCATGGTTTTTAtccaaattcaacacaaaatgcTACTTTTAATCACTACTGCAGTCTCAAAATTATTCAACCCCCTGTCAAGCACACCTGGTGCAACTAATCAAGGGCTTCATTAGTTCAGGTGTGCTTGAGACAGAACACATAAATACCTGGACTGGCTAGGGTTTTGTTGAGAGTGATGTTTGATTGCATGTTAGAAATATGGCTAAGTCAAAAGAATTGTCCAAAAAGTTCAGAGAAGAAATCATTGCCTTGCACAAACAAGGAAAAGGATACAAAACAATAGCAAAAGCTCTGAATGTTCCTAGAGATACAGTTTGTAGCATAGTTCGCAAGTTcaaagttaaaggaacagtggcTACACTACCTGGACGTGGCAGAAAGAGGAAACTATCAGCGGCTGCCAGCAGATTCCTGAGGAGGCAAGTGGTCAAAAACCCTTGAGCGACTGCAAAACACCTGCAGCAAGACTTGGTGGCAGCAGGCACTGAGGTTTCAGTTTGTACAATAAGGCGCATACTAAACACCGAAGGGCTCCACGCCGGGACTCCAAGACGTACACCACTACTGACCCAAAAGCACAAGAAAAGTCGGCTCCAATATGCTCAAAACCATATAAATAAGCCACAGAAGTTTTGGAATTCTGTTCTGTggagtgatgaaacaaaactggAACTTTTCGGGCCTATGGAACAGCTGCATGTCTGGAGGAAGAAGAATGAAGCATATGTGGAAAGAACACCCTGCCTACAGTGAAGCATGGCGGTGGCTCAGTGATGCTCTGGGGCTGCTTTGCTGCCTCTGGCACTGGAAACCTGCAGCGTGTGGAGGGCACGATGGATTCGGTCAAGTATCAGGAAATCTTAGGTAAAAACGTCATGTCGTCTGTGAGGAAGCTGAAGATTGGGCGTCATTGGACCTTCCAACAGGATAATGATCCCAAGCATACCTCAAAGTCCACCAAGGCTTGGCTTGGTTTCAGAAGAAGAAATGGAAGATTCTAGAGTGGCCATCACAGTCGCCTGACTTGAACCCTATAGAAAATCTCTGGTGGGATTTGAAGAAGGCGGTTGCAAAATGCACACCCAAGAACATTACTGAACTGGAGGCCATTGCCCATGAGGAATGGGCTAAGATTCCTCAGGAACGCTGTCTGAAGCTGGTGTCTGGCTATGCATCACGTTTGCAGCAGGTCATAACAGCAAAAGGGTGCTCTACTAAGTACTGAAGATGCTTGTCATGAAGGGGTTGAATAATTTTGAGACTGCAGTAGTCATTAAAAGTAgcattttgtgttgaatttggaTCAAAACCCTTGTAATATTAGTTTCATTGAACTACTTAAACAGTTCTTGTGTAATTTGTTTATTGCAAACAGCTGAGAAATTGTATATTTTGTCAATAGGCCTAATATGCAATGGGGGTTGAATAAATTTGATTGCAACTGTACATGCTGACAGATGATAATAATCCAGCCTTCCTGTAAAAGATATTCTACTTACACATTGGTGTGCAACTGGAAGTCTCCTGTCTTGTAGCCAATGGCGAAGTTGTTCTGGGTCATCTTGGATTTGGCAGTGTCGAAGCTCATCTGGTAACCGGCGAGCCACCCCTCGTAGCCGACAACAGCAGCTCCGTGGATGGTGGGGCCGGCGAAGTCGAAGTCGACATCGCAGCCCAGGTTGACGTACTCGCGCTTGTAGGCGGTCTTAACTTTGCCGCTCTTCTTGCTGTGGATGAGAAGCACAGTGGGTCGGTGACGATGCCAACACATTGTATTTAAACCGGGTGGGTGCATTCTCAACAATGTTGACAAAACGAGAGAAAAGGCAGCAATATTTTGTGCAATTCTAAAAAAAGAATATGGAGCCGCAGATCGCTAGAAGATGCAGGCAATATGGTCTGTCTGTTTTGCACAGCAGTCTCCAAACACAGCATGTAAATTACTGTACAATTAAAACAAGCCAAATACAGTTTGTAACAGATATTTTGACAGCACATGTGGGAATTCTCAAACTTCTGACATGCCAGATATCCATCAGTTCATTCCAGAGCCAGGTTGATTGTTTAGACAGGTCTTAAACAGTTGGGGCTAAAATTCGTACAGTGTCCGCCCAGCTTTCCAAACTTATTTCAAACCACGGCACACTTTATAGGAAATGTTTGTCAAGGCTAATTTTTAATATTCACTGCTTATGTCGTCTGTTTTGATGTGTTTAGAGACACAACATAATAAGTTTATGTAAATGTTGCTTCTTTCTTACTGTGGTGAAAAACTAATTTTCAAAAAGCacattaaaatagaaataaacaagtctTATGGCACCCTTGCCTTGTCCTCAAGGCACCTCAGGGTGTTGCAAAACCTACTCTGGGAACCACTGTCATATATTTATGATCCCCCAGAGATACTTCTAAACGTATACCCTCTGCCAGCTGCCAGCTCAGGTAGCAAACGAGATATGAAAATGATTTTCTCCAAAGGCCACACTGCTGGAACACTCAAAGAAATAAGCCATGTCACCATTTCAACAGCTCTGAATCAGAAGCCTTGAGTCACTGCTGACACAAAAGTCCAGTTTGCCAAAGTGTGCTGGTGTTTACTTCCCAGTCTGATCATGACACTGTAGCCTTGAACACAAGAGGACGTGCTTCCTCTGGGTGTGTGCCACGCTCATGTGATTTACACCTCATAGAAAGTAAACACATCAGGGATCGCCAGAGCAGCTAGGCTCCCTAGTATAACTTGTTTTTTGTTCATTGCTTCCAGAGGACAACAAACTGCAAAACATATTGAAGCACACAAATGGGCAAAACCCGACAGCCAACCGCTGTGATGTGTTACTACACACTTGTTCCATATTGGGACTGGAGTCACATGGCAGGCAACTACACTGTCAGAAGCATGTACGGCACAGATCAGGTTGCAAAAGTGACTCATGCAGAGGAGTAGCAGGCAGAGCAGAAGTCTGTTGACCAGTGACTTAAAGTAAAATTCACAGGAAACAACCTTGAGCTTTAATTCATTATTGATTATATGACCAGTATCTTACCCAGTGTTTGGTGAGAAGGTTGTGTCAAAAGTCAGCTTCAGTCCCTTGGCAATCTGTGacaaacaataacagaaaccaTTTGATATTAAAGGAAATGAA
This genomic interval carries:
- the vdac2 gene encoding voltage-dependent anion-selective channel protein 2 — encoded protein: MAVPPCYADLGKSAKDIFNKGYGFGLVKLDVKTKSASGVEFKTAGSSNTDTSKVAGSLETKYKRAEYGLTFTEKWNTDNTLGTEITVEDQIAKGLKLTFDTTFSPNTGKKSGKVKTAYKREYVNLGCDVDFDFAGPTIHGAAVVGYEGWLAGYQMSFDTAKSKMTQNNFAIGYKTGDFQLHTNVNDGAEFGGSIYQKVSDKLETAVNLAWTAGSNSTRFGIAAKYQLDKDASVSAKVNNNSLVGVGYTQTLRPGVKLTLSGLVDGKNINAGGHKLGLGLELEA